A portion of the Natronococcus sp. AD-5 genome contains these proteins:
- a CDS encoding MBL fold metallo-hydrolase has translation MQVTYLESAAILVEDEDASILCDPWLVDGAYYGSWAHYPEPEFVPEDFNHVDYIYISHIHPDHFDPDTLERMDTDIPILIHDYRWDYLRDAIEELGYDVIELPHGQRTHLTGDMHINILAADGCDPELCGNYFGCTWYDPEAESPGSTQVDSMAVIDNGEFTIVDTNDVPFAMAESGCRKVKRDYGEVDLLCHQYSAAQFYPQAVTNYSHERKIRERDRVIREKHELALEFIDVFEPAYYMPFAGEYVLAGDLVHLNEYTANPPREDALEFFENAVDPDEHECVFLNSGEHIDLETGERSAPFEPADPEAKQRYIEEVLAERSFDYEADPIPTLSELQAYVPYAYENLEEKRVKIGYSTDTMVLVSTVDDVYLELSMNGGGYRYVSDPDLEEYDGYVKMEVDPRLLKRLFEGPHSAYWADAKIGSHLGISKVPDIYERGLFLCLGSFHAHGYDVNPASSETSDARVAQD, from the coding sequence ATGCAGGTCACGTATCTCGAATCGGCCGCGATACTCGTCGAAGACGAAGACGCGTCGATACTCTGCGATCCCTGGCTGGTCGACGGCGCGTACTACGGCTCGTGGGCGCACTATCCCGAACCGGAGTTCGTGCCCGAGGATTTCAACCACGTCGACTACATTTACATCTCGCACATCCATCCGGATCACTTCGATCCCGACACGCTCGAGCGGATGGATACGGACATTCCGATTCTCATCCACGACTACCGGTGGGACTACCTGCGAGACGCCATCGAGGAACTGGGGTACGACGTAATCGAGCTTCCGCACGGCCAGCGGACGCACCTGACCGGGGATATGCACATCAACATTCTCGCAGCCGACGGCTGCGACCCGGAACTGTGCGGAAACTACTTCGGCTGTACCTGGTACGACCCCGAGGCCGAGTCGCCCGGATCGACGCAGGTCGACTCGATGGCCGTCATCGACAACGGCGAGTTCACCATCGTCGATACTAACGACGTTCCGTTCGCCATGGCGGAATCGGGCTGTCGGAAAGTCAAGCGCGACTACGGGGAGGTCGACCTCCTCTGTCACCAGTACAGCGCGGCGCAGTTCTACCCGCAGGCCGTGACGAACTACAGTCACGAGCGGAAGATCCGCGAACGCGACCGTGTCATTCGCGAGAAGCACGAACTCGCCCTCGAGTTCATCGACGTCTTCGAACCGGCCTACTACATGCCGTTCGCCGGGGAGTACGTGCTCGCGGGCGACCTCGTTCACCTGAACGAGTACACGGCCAATCCGCCGCGGGAGGACGCGCTCGAGTTCTTCGAGAACGCCGTCGACCCCGACGAGCACGAGTGCGTCTTCCTCAACTCCGGGGAGCACATCGACCTCGAGACCGGCGAGCGCTCCGCCCCGTTCGAGCCCGCCGACCCCGAGGCGAAGCAGCGATACATCGAGGAGGTGCTGGCCGAACGGTCGTTCGACTACGAGGCGGATCCGATCCCGACGCTGTCGGAGCTGCAGGCGTACGTTCCCTACGCCTACGAGAACCTGGAGGAGAAGCGCGTGAAGATCGGCTACAGCACCGACACGATGGTGCTCGTCTCGACGGTCGACGACGTCTACCTCGAACTCTCGATGAACGGCGGCGGCTACCGGTACGTCTCGGACCCGGACCTCGAGGAGTACGACGGCTACGTCAAGATGGAGGTCGACCCGCGACTCCTGAAACGCCTCTTCGAGGGGCCACACAGCGCCTACTGGGCGGACGCGAAGATCGGATCTCACCTCGGAATCAGCAAGGTACCGGACATCTACGAGCGGGGGCTGTTCCTCTGTCTCGGCTCGTTCCACGCCCACGGGTACGACGTGAATCCCGCGTCGAGCGAGACGTCGGACGCGAGGGTCGCACAGGATTGA
- a CDS encoding 50S ribosomal protein L1: protein MADSDIETAVTRALEDAPDRNFTETVDLAINLRDLDLNEPSNRVDESVVLPSGTGQETQIVVIAEGETAVRAEEVADQVLSESDVADLDDDEAKDLADETDFFIAEEAMMQDIARHLGTILGPRGKMPDPLSPDDDVVETVNRLKNTVQIRSRDRRTFHTRVGAEDMSAEDISDNIDVILRRLHADLEKGPQNIDSVFVKTTMGPSVEVA, encoded by the coding sequence ATGGCAGATTCGGATATTGAAACCGCAGTCACTCGCGCACTCGAGGACGCACCCGATCGGAACTTCACCGAGACGGTCGACCTCGCGATCAACCTGCGCGATCTCGACCTGAACGAACCGTCGAACCGTGTTGACGAGTCCGTCGTCCTGCCGTCCGGAACCGGCCAAGAGACGCAAATCGTCGTCATCGCCGAGGGGGAAACCGCCGTCCGCGCCGAAGAGGTCGCGGACCAGGTTCTCTCGGAGAGCGACGTGGCCGATCTGGACGACGACGAGGCCAAAGACCTCGCAGACGAGACGGACTTCTTCATCGCCGAAGAGGCGATGATGCAAGACATCGCCCGGCACCTGGGTACCATCCTCGGTCCCCGAGGGAAGATGCCGGACCCGCTCAGTCCCGACGACGACGTCGTCGAGACGGTCAACCGGCTCAAGAACACCGTGCAAATCCGTTCGCGCGACCGCCGCACGTTCCACACGCGCGTCGGCGCCGAGGACATGAGCGCCGAGGACATCAGCGACAACATCGACGTTATCCTCCGGCGTCTGCACGCCGACCTCGAGAAGGGCCCGCAGAACATCGACTCCGTCTTCGTGAAGACGACGATGGGGCCGTCCGTGGAGGTGGCCTGA
- a CDS encoding 50S ribosomal protein L10: MSAEAERKTENLPQWKKEEVDELTDLIESYESVGVVGIAGIPSKQLQDMRRDLHGTAELRVSRNTLQVRALEAAGLDDLVENIEQQVGLVGTNDNPFALYKELEASKTPAPINEGEVAPNDIVIPEGDTGVDPGPFVGELQSVGANARIEDGSIQVMEDSTVLEAGEVVSADLANVLNELGIEPKEVGLDLRAVVAEGTLFDPEDLDIDVEAYESDIQAAAAGARNLSINASYPTEATAPTLIAKATGEAKSLGLQAAIEDEDLMPDLVSKADAQLRALAARIDDEEALPEELQGVEAPAAEPAADDDEDESADDQDEAEADEADTDDDDDDEDGGGGEGLGAMFG; this comes from the coding sequence ATGAGCGCAGAGGCCGAACGCAAGACCGAGAACCTTCCCCAGTGGAAGAAAGAGGAAGTCGACGAGCTCACGGATCTCATCGAGAGCTACGAGAGCGTCGGCGTCGTCGGTATCGCCGGCATTCCGAGCAAACAGCTACAGGACATGCGCCGCGACCTGCACGGCACCGCCGAGTTGCGCGTCAGCCGCAACACCCTGCAGGTTCGGGCCCTGGAAGCCGCCGGACTCGACGACCTCGTCGAGAACATCGAGCAACAGGTCGGTCTGGTCGGAACGAACGACAACCCGTTCGCGCTCTACAAGGAGCTCGAGGCGTCGAAGACGCCCGCGCCGATCAACGAGGGCGAAGTCGCCCCGAACGACATCGTGATCCCCGAAGGGGACACCGGTGTCGACCCGGGGCCGTTCGTCGGCGAACTCCAGAGCGTCGGCGCGAACGCGCGCATCGAGGACGGTTCGATCCAGGTCATGGAGGACTCGACGGTCCTCGAGGCAGGCGAGGTAGTCTCAGCCGACCTCGCGAACGTCCTCAACGAGCTCGGCATCGAGCCCAAGGAAGTCGGTCTCGACCTTCGCGCCGTCGTGGCGGAGGGGACGCTCTTCGACCCCGAGGACCTCGACATCGACGTCGAGGCCTACGAGAGCGACATCCAGGCGGCCGCCGCCGGCGCCCGGAACCTCTCGATCAACGCGAGCTACCCGACCGAGGCGACGGCGCCGACCCTCATCGCCAAGGCCACGGGCGAGGCCAAGAGCCTCGGCCTGCAGGCGGCGATCGAGGACGAAGACCTGATGCCCGACCTCGTCAGCAAGGCCGACGCGCAGCTGCGCGCGCTCGCGGCCCGGATCGACGACGAGGAAGCCCTGCCTGAAGAACTGCAGGGCGTCGAGGCGCCCGCCGCCGAGCCGGCTGCGGACGACGACGAAGACGAATCGGCAGACGACCAAGACGAAGCTGAGGCCGACGAGGCCGACACCGACGATGACGACGACGACGAAGACGGCGGTGGCGGCGAAGGGCTCGGCGCGATGTTCGGATAA
- the rpl12p gene encoding 50S ribosomal protein P1, with the protein MEYVYAALILNETDEEINEDNLTNVLDAAGVDVEESRVKALVAALEDVDIDEAVSEAAAVPAGGAAAGGAAADEAAGDEAEEETSDVPDTPDEDEDEDEDEEAGGEGLGELFG; encoded by the coding sequence ATGGAATACGTTTACGCTGCACTCATCCTGAACGAAACGGACGAAGAGATCAACGAAGACAACCTGACGAACGTGCTCGACGCCGCCGGCGTCGACGTCGAGGAGTCCCGCGTCAAGGCGCTCGTCGCCGCGCTCGAGGACGTCGACATCGACGAGGCCGTCTCCGAGGCTGCCGCCGTCCCCGCCGGCGGTGCCGCCGCAGGCGGTGCCGCGGCCGACGAGGCTGCAGGCGACGAAGCGGAAGAAGAAACCAGCGACGTCCCGGACACGCCGGACGAAGACGAGGACGAGGACGAAGACGAGGAGGCCGGCGGCGAAGGGCTCGGCGAACTCTTCGGCTAA
- a CDS encoding HAD family hydrolase: MTTAVYFDLDGTLCTYDVPFEEQFATTVSPYGEPTDAAYDAYVGRLFDALEACESEPYRRAFEAVAETAELEATPAALARDHCETELEASVVSADATRVLERVAETNPTGVLTNGDGSQQRAKLDRHGLDELVDEVLVSNDVGVRKPESEIFDLARARLPADDHVYVGDSYEEDIVGARSAGFGTIYVDETGSGTDGIDAADAVVSSVGELLDPNSLPAAIGAPFEPSER, encoded by the coding sequence GTGACAACAGCCGTGTATTTCGACCTCGACGGAACGCTCTGTACGTACGACGTCCCGTTCGAGGAGCAGTTCGCGACGACGGTTTCGCCGTACGGCGAGCCGACCGACGCGGCCTACGATGCCTACGTCGGCCGGCTGTTCGACGCGCTCGAGGCCTGCGAGTCCGAGCCGTACCGTCGCGCGTTCGAGGCCGTCGCGGAGACGGCGGAACTCGAGGCGACGCCCGCCGCGCTCGCCCGCGATCACTGCGAGACGGAACTCGAGGCGTCCGTCGTGTCGGCGGACGCGACGCGCGTCCTCGAGCGCGTCGCGGAGACGAACCCGACCGGCGTTCTGACCAACGGCGACGGAAGCCAGCAGCGGGCGAAACTCGACCGCCACGGGCTCGACGAACTCGTCGACGAGGTGCTCGTCTCGAACGACGTCGGCGTACGGAAGCCCGAGTCCGAAATCTTCGACCTCGCGAGGGCGCGGCTTCCCGCCGACGACCACGTCTACGTCGGCGACAGCTACGAGGAGGATATCGTCGGCGCCCGATCGGCGGGCTTCGGAACGATCTACGTCGACGAGACCGGAAGCGGAACGGACGGCATCGATGCCGCTGATGCGGTCGTCTCGAGCGTCGGCGAACTCCTCGATCCGAACTCGCTCCCCGCGGCGATCGGTGCGCCGTTCGAGCCGTCGGAACGATAG
- a CDS encoding tripartite tricarboxylate transporter permease: protein MVGIPVELVGDPELTLRLLAWILAGSMLGTMSGLVPGLHANNFALLLAGVAPSVPGPPLFVGCAMLAAGVVHTFLNAVPAMALGVPDAEMAATALPGHRMVLEGRGHEAIRLSALGSLLAVLAAIPLALPITWGVTAAYPTVRDNLSLVLATVVVALVASERSWRAGAGGLCSFVLAAALGALTLDLSPDAPLEAGGTLAPLFAGLFGAPVLIDAIRGGGIPPQETETIAVPRWLVGATALAGALAGAVVGYIPGISAAIAAVAVLVFVPGNAGDRGYIVATSGVDTANTIFALFALVAIGQPRTGVMVAFESVNAPLEVPALVSGVLVAGVVGFVLVLTVGDAYLALVGRMAYWKISAVVLGGLLALSYLFAGVLGIVVFVVAAAIGTVPVRLRARRVHLMGVLIGPLMFDL, encoded by the coding sequence ATGGTCGGGATACCGGTCGAGCTCGTCGGCGATCCGGAGCTAACGCTGCGATTGCTCGCCTGGATTCTGGCCGGCTCGATGCTGGGGACGATGAGCGGACTCGTCCCGGGGCTACACGCCAACAACTTCGCGCTGTTGCTCGCCGGCGTCGCGCCGTCGGTCCCCGGCCCGCCGCTGTTCGTCGGCTGCGCGATGCTCGCGGCCGGCGTCGTCCACACCTTTCTCAACGCCGTCCCCGCGATGGCGCTCGGCGTGCCGGACGCCGAGATGGCCGCGACCGCGCTGCCGGGTCATCGAATGGTCCTCGAGGGGCGCGGCCACGAGGCCATCCGGCTCTCCGCGCTCGGAAGCCTCCTCGCCGTTCTCGCGGCGATCCCTCTCGCCCTGCCGATAACGTGGGGCGTGACGGCCGCGTACCCGACGGTCAGGGACAACCTGTCGCTCGTGCTGGCGACGGTCGTCGTGGCGCTGGTGGCGTCGGAACGATCGTGGCGAGCCGGGGCCGGCGGATTGTGCTCGTTCGTGCTCGCCGCAGCCCTCGGCGCGCTCACCCTCGACCTCTCGCCGGACGCGCCCCTCGAGGCCGGCGGGACGCTCGCGCCGCTCTTCGCGGGGCTGTTCGGGGCGCCCGTTCTGATCGACGCGATCCGCGGGGGCGGGATTCCGCCGCAGGAGACCGAGACGATCGCCGTCCCACGCTGGCTCGTCGGCGCGACGGCGCTCGCCGGCGCACTGGCGGGAGCCGTGGTCGGCTACATTCCGGGTATCTCTGCAGCGATCGCCGCCGTCGCGGTGCTCGTATTCGTTCCGGGAAACGCGGGCGATCGGGGCTACATCGTCGCCACGAGCGGCGTCGATACCGCGAACACGATCTTCGCGCTGTTCGCCCTGGTCGCGATCGGCCAGCCCAGAACCGGCGTGATGGTCGCCTTCGAGAGCGTGAACGCGCCGCTCGAGGTTCCCGCCCTCGTCTCCGGAGTGCTCGTCGCCGGCGTCGTCGGCTTCGTCCTCGTGCTCACGGTCGGCGACGCCTACCTCGCCCTCGTCGGCCGGATGGCGTACTGGAAGATCTCGGCCGTCGTGCTCGGCGGGCTGCTCGCGCTGTCCTACCTCTTCGCCGGCGTCCTCGGGATCGTCGTCTTCGTCGTCGCGGCGGCGATCGGCACGGTCCCGGTTCGATTACGAGCCCGGCGGGTCCACCTGATGGGCGTCCTCATCGGCCCGTTGATGTTCGACCTCTAG
- a CDS encoding BtpA/SgcQ family protein codes for MAIDLRDRFDAPHPVIGMVHLPPLPGAPGYDPATDDRDAIRTGMLEDGGIDGIMLENFGDAPFYPDEVPTSTVAEMAALATALTSAVDVPVGVNVLRNDAEAALSIAAAAGADFVRANVHVGTAATDQGVLEGRAHETLRLRDRIDADAAILADVHVKHATPVGDADIRRAALETVERGRADGVIVSGSGTGAETALEDVERVADVLAERDPERAPVFVGSGVASETVGDCLEAGADGVIVGTALKEGGETTNRVSSERVTELVSAARSSEPGE; via the coding sequence ATGGCTATCGATCTCCGCGACCGGTTCGACGCGCCCCACCCGGTGATCGGAATGGTGCACCTTCCGCCGCTTCCCGGCGCGCCGGGGTACGATCCGGCGACCGACGACCGCGACGCGATCCGGACCGGGATGCTCGAGGACGGCGGTATCGACGGAATCATGCTCGAGAACTTCGGCGACGCGCCGTTCTACCCCGACGAGGTGCCGACTTCCACCGTCGCGGAGATGGCGGCGCTCGCGACGGCGCTGACGAGCGCCGTCGACGTCCCGGTCGGCGTCAACGTGCTCCGCAACGACGCCGAAGCTGCACTGTCGATCGCCGCCGCCGCCGGCGCCGACTTCGTCCGGGCGAACGTCCACGTCGGGACGGCCGCGACGGATCAGGGCGTCCTCGAGGGGCGGGCCCACGAGACGCTGCGCCTTCGCGACCGGATCGACGCCGACGCGGCGATCCTCGCGGACGTCCACGTCAAACACGCGACGCCCGTCGGCGACGCCGACATCCGGCGGGCGGCGCTCGAGACGGTCGAGCGCGGCAGGGCGGACGGCGTGATCGTCTCGGGGTCCGGAACGGGCGCCGAAACCGCGCTCGAGGACGTCGAACGCGTCGCCGACGTGCTCGCGGAACGCGACCCGGAGCGAGCGCCCGTGTTCGTCGGCAGCGGCGTCGCGAGCGAGACGGTCGGCGACTGCCTCGAGGCCGGCGCCGACGGCGTCATCGTCGGGACGGCGCTCAAGGAAGGCGGCGAGACGACGAACCGCGTCTCGAGCGAGCGCGTGACCGAACTCGTCTCGGCCGCCCGCTCGAGCGAACCCGGCGAGTAG
- a CDS encoding NADH:flavin oxidoreductase/NADH oxidase, whose protein sequence is MTDLFAPLSMRDLEVPNRIAVSPMCQYSCEPDGLPTEWHRVHLGSRAVGGAGIVMTEATAVEPRGRITPADLGIWSDEHAAALEPITEFARKQGAVPAIQLAHAGHKASKTRPWGGNEPIQPDDGGWEVLSPSPDGYPPFPGERPALREMSQDDIDAVIDSFRAAAERSLAAGFEIAEVHAAHGYLLHEFLSPATNLREDEYGGSFENRTRLVREVTAAVRDVWPDDKPVFVRISGTDWLDDRPSWDLEQSVRLARDLDELGVDLIDVSSGGLHPEQNAPVGPNFQVPLAERIRAETDVAVGAVGGITEPEQGDALVRNGRADVVLVGREFLRDPYFGLRAADELDEQSTPWPIQYRRAVR, encoded by the coding sequence ATGACCGACCTGTTCGCGCCGCTCTCGATGCGGGATCTCGAGGTTCCGAACCGGATCGCCGTCTCGCCGATGTGCCAGTACTCCTGCGAGCCCGACGGGCTGCCCACCGAGTGGCACCGCGTCCACCTCGGGAGCCGCGCCGTCGGCGGCGCCGGCATCGTGATGACCGAGGCGACGGCCGTCGAACCCCGCGGCCGGATCACGCCCGCCGACCTGGGCATCTGGAGCGACGAGCACGCGGCCGCGCTCGAGCCGATCACCGAGTTCGCTCGCAAGCAGGGTGCGGTGCCGGCGATCCAGCTCGCCCACGCGGGACACAAGGCGAGCAAGACGCGTCCCTGGGGCGGAAACGAGCCGATCCAGCCCGACGACGGCGGCTGGGAGGTGCTCTCGCCGTCCCCCGACGGGTACCCGCCGTTCCCCGGCGAGCGGCCCGCGCTGCGCGAGATGAGCCAGGACGACATCGACGCGGTGATCGACTCGTTCCGGGCGGCGGCCGAGCGCTCGCTCGCGGCGGGCTTCGAGATCGCCGAGGTCCACGCCGCCCACGGTTACCTGCTCCACGAGTTCCTCTCGCCCGCCACGAATCTGCGCGAGGACGAGTACGGCGGAAGCTTCGAGAACCGGACGCGACTCGTCCGCGAAGTGACGGCGGCCGTCCGCGACGTCTGGCCCGACGACAAGCCCGTCTTCGTGCGGATCTCCGGGACCGACTGGCTGGACGACCGACCCTCCTGGGATCTCGAGCAGTCCGTCCGGCTGGCTCGCGATCTCGACGAACTCGGCGTCGACCTGATCGACGTCAGTTCGGGCGGGCTCCACCCCGAGCAGAACGCCCCCGTCGGACCGAACTTTCAGGTGCCGCTGGCCGAACGGATCCGCGCGGAGACGGACGTCGCCGTCGGCGCGGTCGGCGGCATCACCGAACCCGAACAGGGCGACGCGCTGGTCCGGAACGGACGCGCCGACGTCGTCCTCGTCGGTCGGGAGTTCCTTCGCGATCCCTACTTCGGCCTTCGCGCTGCGGACGAACTCGACGAGCAGTCGACGCCGTGGCCGATCCAGTACCGACGCGCCGTCCGGTAG
- a CDS encoding mechanosensitive ion channel family protein — MSATVPSALPLQSTLRPDPIRGLQETYFSSSDAQLLATACLLVVAVLGVAGAIRTQNVVRRRYGRQIAEVSSILVLVLVVAGVVYGFSVVWHVTYVLEIAIESLAISRWEAAQQIVTAGVIATAYLAVRFVNRSIDKLAETRTITKHQSEIAYHVADVAIIGVAAMLILTVWGIALTNIFIGAGAITAIVALTARETLAAMLAGFVLLFSRPFHVGDWIEINETSGIVTDVTIFTTRIQTFDDKHVLVPNDEVTSSQLTNYSRNDQLRIEVEVGVDYDTDVAYAREVIADALDDLESIKSTPNPQVVTREFGDSAILLECHAWIGDPTMRRTHDARTDVIEAITTTFDREGISIPYPQRVHAAREDGFRLSRPDRGGTELSTSHD; from the coding sequence ATGTCGGCTACAGTCCCGTCCGCTCTCCCTCTCCAGTCGACGCTGCGCCCCGACCCGATTCGCGGGCTCCAGGAAACGTACTTCTCGTCCTCCGACGCGCAACTGCTCGCGACGGCGTGTCTGCTCGTCGTCGCGGTTCTCGGCGTCGCCGGCGCGATTCGAACGCAGAACGTCGTGCGCCGCCGGTACGGCAGACAGATCGCCGAGGTCAGCTCCATCCTCGTGCTCGTGCTCGTCGTCGCCGGGGTCGTCTACGGGTTCAGCGTGGTCTGGCACGTCACGTACGTGCTCGAGATCGCGATCGAGTCGCTGGCGATCTCGCGGTGGGAGGCGGCACAGCAGATCGTGACCGCCGGCGTGATCGCCACGGCCTACCTCGCGGTCAGATTCGTCAACCGATCGATCGACAAGCTGGCCGAGACGCGGACCATCACGAAGCACCAGAGCGAGATCGCGTACCACGTCGCAGACGTCGCGATTATCGGCGTCGCCGCGATGCTGATCCTGACGGTCTGGGGGATCGCTCTGACGAACATCTTTATCGGTGCGGGCGCGATCACGGCGATCGTCGCGCTGACGGCCCGCGAAACGCTGGCGGCGATGCTCGCGGGCTTCGTCCTGCTGTTCTCCCGACCGTTTCACGTCGGCGACTGGATCGAGATCAACGAGACGTCCGGGATCGTCACCGACGTCACCATCTTCACGACCAGGATCCAGACGTTCGACGACAAACACGTCCTCGTCCCGAACGACGAGGTGACCAGCAGCCAGCTGACGAACTACTCGCGCAACGACCAGCTCCGGATCGAAGTCGAGGTCGGCGTCGATTACGACACCGACGTCGCGTACGCCCGAGAGGTCATCGCCGACGCCCTCGACGACCTCGAGTCGATCAAGAGTACGCCCAATCCGCAAGTCGTCACGAGGGAGTTCGGCGACTCGGCGATCCTCCTCGAGTGCCACGCCTGGATCGGCGACCCGACGATGCGACGGACGCACGATGCCCGAACCGACGTGATCGAAGCCATCACGACGACGTTCGATCGGGAGGGCATTTCGATCCCCTATCCGCAGCGCGTTCACGCGGCGCGAGAGGACGGATTCCGACTCAGCCGCCCGGATCGCGGAGGGACCGAGCTATCGACGAGTCACGATTGA
- a CDS encoding thioredoxin family protein, translating to MVLQESDSELEAGDAAPAFELEGADGETYTLESFADDEALLAVFTCNHCPYAQAKIDLLNDLAAEYDDAAIVGINPNDAEEYPEDSLEKMREYVKDGTIQYDAYLRDENQTVAREYGAVCTPDPFLFERAGDEFELVYHGRLDDAPNPDDEPTRFHVREAIDGVLAGETVDLEWRPSRGCSIKWTDA from the coding sequence ATGGTCCTGCAAGAATCCGACTCCGAACTCGAAGCCGGCGACGCCGCGCCCGCGTTCGAACTCGAGGGCGCGGACGGGGAAACGTACACGCTCGAGTCGTTCGCCGACGACGAGGCGCTGCTCGCGGTCTTCACCTGTAATCACTGTCCGTACGCGCAAGCGAAGATCGACCTGTTGAACGACCTGGCCGCCGAGTACGACGACGCCGCGATCGTCGGCATCAACCCCAACGACGCCGAGGAGTATCCCGAGGATTCGCTCGAGAAGATGCGCGAGTACGTCAAGGACGGGACGATCCAGTACGACGCCTACCTCCGCGACGAGAACCAGACGGTCGCCCGGGAGTACGGGGCGGTCTGTACGCCGGACCCGTTCCTCTTCGAGCGCGCCGGCGACGAGTTCGAACTGGTCTACCACGGTCGGCTCGACGACGCCCCGAACCCCGACGACGAGCCGACGCGGTTCCACGTCCGCGAAGCGATCGACGGCGTGCTCGCGGGCGAAACGGTCGACCTCGAGTGGCGGCCGTCCCGGGGCTGTTCGATCAAGTGGACCGATGCGTAG
- a CDS encoding Lrp/AsnC family transcriptional regulator, translated as MSEREVLELLRENARYATSDIARMTDLEEREVEAAIEELEAAGVVRGYQAVVDWDELEDERVRAEVELNVRLDRETGYGDIAERLARFPEVKALRLVSGDYDFDMEVEGDSIREVSQFISEKVAPVPEITQTVTHYVMTSYKENGIELGDGDEDDRLSFSP; from the coding sequence ATGAGCGAACGCGAGGTGCTCGAGTTGCTTCGTGAGAACGCGCGATACGCCACGAGCGATATCGCGCGAATGACCGACCTCGAGGAGCGCGAGGTCGAGGCAGCCATCGAGGAACTCGAAGCAGCAGGGGTGGTTCGCGGCTACCAGGCCGTCGTCGACTGGGACGAACTGGAAGACGAACGCGTCCGCGCCGAGGTCGAACTCAACGTTCGCCTCGACCGCGAGACCGGCTACGGCGACATCGCGGAGCGCCTCGCGCGGTTCCCCGAGGTGAAAGCCCTGCGGCTGGTCAGCGGCGACTACGACTTCGACATGGAGGTCGAGGGCGACTCGATCCGGGAGGTCTCGCAGTTCATCAGCGAAAAGGTCGCGCCCGTCCCCGAGATCACGCAGACGGTCACCCACTACGTGATGACCTCCTACAAGGAGAACGGGATCGAACTCGGCGACGGCGACGAGGACGACCGCCTCTCGTTCTCGCCATGA
- a CDS encoding pyridoxal phosphate-dependent aminotransferase → MTIELSDRVKAVPPSGIRRFFEIAEERDEVISLGVGEPDFSTPWAARDAAIASLERGKTSYTANRGTRELREAIADYAADRFELDYDPGEEIIVTAGASEAVDLAFRAFVDPGDTVAIAQPSYISYEPGVIFAGGEVLSVPTREEDEFRLTVDALEAAGADEADLLVLCYPNNPTGAIMREEDLEPIAAFAREHDLTVLSDEIYAELTYDGEHASIATLEGMRERTIVFNGFSKAHAMTGLRLGYALGPAGAIAAMNKIHQYTMLSAPTTAQHAALEALESCENDVREMVDQYDRRRRFVLSRFREIGMDVFEAKGAFYCFPEVPDGWTAEEFAEGVLREQGVAAVPGDVFGAGGEEHLRISYATGLEDLREALARIEAFVEERA, encoded by the coding sequence ATGACGATCGAGCTTTCCGATCGCGTGAAGGCGGTCCCGCCGTCGGGCATCCGGCGGTTCTTCGAGATCGCGGAGGAGCGCGACGAGGTCATCTCGCTCGGCGTCGGCGAACCCGACTTCTCGACGCCGTGGGCCGCCCGCGACGCCGCGATCGCCTCCCTCGAGCGGGGGAAGACTTCCTACACGGCGAACCGCGGTACCCGCGAACTCCGCGAAGCGATCGCCGACTACGCCGCGGATCGCTTCGAACTCGACTACGATCCCGGCGAGGAGATCATCGTCACCGCCGGCGCGAGCGAGGCGGTCGACCTCGCGTTCCGGGCGTTCGTCGACCCCGGCGACACCGTCGCGATCGCCCAGCCGTCGTACATCTCCTACGAGCCCGGCGTGATCTTCGCCGGCGGCGAGGTGCTGTCCGTGCCGACGCGCGAGGAAGACGAGTTCCGGCTCACCGTCGACGCGCTCGAGGCGGCCGGCGCCGACGAGGCAGACCTGCTCGTGCTCTGTTACCCGAACAACCCGACGGGCGCGATCATGCGCGAGGAGGACCTCGAGCCGATCGCCGCGTTCGCCCGCGAGCACGACCTGACGGTGCTCTCCGACGAAATCTACGCCGAACTGACGTACGACGGGGAGCACGCGTCGATCGCGACGCTCGAGGGGATGCGCGAGCGCACTATCGTCTTCAACGGCTTCTCGAAGGCCCACGCGATGACCGGCCTCCGACTCGGGTACGCGCTCGGCCCCGCCGGCGCGATCGCCGCGATGAACAAGATCCACCAGTACACGATGCTGTCGGCGCCGACGACCGCCCAGCACGCCGCCCTCGAGGCCCTGGAGTCGTGCGAGAACGACGTCCGAGAGATGGTCGACCAGTACGACCGGCGCCGCCGATTCGTCCTCTCGCGCTTTCGCGAGATCGGAATGGACGTCTTCGAGGCCAAGGGTGCGTTCTACTGCTTCCCCGAGGTGCCCGACGGCTGGACCGCCGAGGAGTTCGCCGAGGGCGTCCTCCGCGAACAGGGCGTCGCCGCCGTCCCCGGCGACGTCTTCGGCGCGGGCGGCGAGGAACACCTCCGGATCTCCTACGCGACCGGTCTCGAGGACCTCCGCGAGGCGCTCGCCCGAATAGAGGCGTTCGTCGAAGAACGCGCCTGA